A stretch of Vibrio aphrogenes DNA encodes these proteins:
- a CDS encoding acyl carrier protein phosphodiesterase: MNFLAHLHIADHNHSSLEGNLLGDFVKGNPEGKYPQPIIDGIRLHRYIDRLTDTHPLVLEQKQKFPQPLKRFSPIALDMFWDHCLAVHWSRFHEKTLEQFIQYCREHCQTRDYAVPERYLTMTKAMWQGGWLSSYQDIDNILYALERMSLRRVRMAPLATCGDSLVEHYDELTHVFLRLYPEVLKHSKIFTINQIKV; encoded by the coding sequence ATGAATTTTTTGGCACATTTACATATAGCTGATCATAATCACAGTAGTTTAGAAGGAAATCTATTAGGGGACTTTGTCAAAGGGAATCCTGAAGGGAAATATCCACAGCCTATCATCGATGGTATCCGCCTACATCGTTATATCGATCGGTTGACCGACACTCATCCCTTAGTGCTCGAGCAAAAACAAAAATTCCCCCAGCCGCTAAAACGCTTTTCTCCCATTGCGTTAGATATGTTTTGGGATCATTGTTTGGCAGTACATTGGTCGCGCTTTCATGAGAAGACGTTAGAGCAGTTTATTCAATATTGTCGAGAACACTGTCAAACGAGGGATTACGCTGTTCCTGAGCGATATTTAACGATGACAAAAGCCATGTGGCAAGGCGGTTGGCTATCTTCTTACCAAGACATCGACAATATTCTTTATGCGTTAGAAAGAATGTCTTTACGTCGTGTGAGAATGGCTCCACTAGCGACTTGTGGTGATTCATTAGTTGAGCATTATGATGAATTAACCCACGTCTTTTTACGTCTGTACCCTGAAGTGCTTAAGCATTCAAAAATATTTACCATCAACCAGATTAAAGTTTGA